The following proteins are encoded in a genomic region of Gimesia algae:
- a CDS encoding nucleoside monophosphate kinase produces MVESNEQTPNTFFIEVSGSGLPEVDGLFVPSTAPPAKSESGTISSLGYWNGKMAWDRADGKSARSPALSYSNSYTSWRICRLDGHLAYDITCEDALPPTDREWHVYKKGVAPAPQVVIHHYDPREPCPEPNVVFVLGGPGAGKGTMCELAESQLGWTHLSTGDLCRAARQVGGPNAVLIEEFITAGKLVPNEIIVTLLKDKMETVIRTTGRNNFLLDGFPRSLSNLEAWHAIFGKEAELPKLLYLECPYPVLEQRILGRAKYSGRSDDNVESIKLRFDTFKAETLPTVEHFKSKNKCVEIDTSQDRQAVYSLVASNLAEYTDPKFAARPLTERAEMLLGLRAYPKQEK; encoded by the coding sequence ATGGTCGAAAGCAATGAGCAAACCCCCAATACTTTTTTTATCGAAGTGTCTGGATCTGGTCTGCCTGAAGTAGATGGTCTCTTCGTTCCTTCCACGGCACCGCCTGCGAAATCGGAATCGGGAACCATATCCAGCCTCGGCTACTGGAACGGCAAAATGGCGTGGGATCGCGCGGATGGAAAGTCTGCCAGAAGCCCTGCGCTCTCCTATTCCAACAGCTACACATCCTGGAGAATCTGCCGTCTCGATGGTCATCTGGCATACGACATTACCTGTGAAGATGCGCTGCCACCCACCGACAGAGAATGGCACGTCTACAAAAAAGGAGTCGCACCTGCGCCTCAAGTCGTAATCCACCACTACGATCCGCGAGAGCCCTGCCCCGAGCCCAACGTTGTGTTTGTACTGGGCGGCCCCGGTGCTGGAAAAGGCACGATGTGCGAGCTTGCCGAGTCTCAACTGGGCTGGACCCACTTATCCACGGGTGATCTTTGCCGAGCCGCGCGTCAGGTGGGCGGTCCGAACGCCGTCCTCATCGAAGAATTCATCACGGCCGGAAAGCTGGTACCCAATGAAATCATTGTGACACTGCTGAAAGACAAGATGGAAACGGTTATTAGAACAACAGGCAGGAACAACTTCCTGCTGGATGGATTCCCCCGCTCTCTGTCCAATCTGGAAGCGTGGCATGCGATCTTCGGCAAGGAAGCGGAACTGCCAAAACTTTTGTACCTCGAATGTCCGTACCCTGTTCTTGAGCAGCGTATCCTGGGCCGAGCCAAATACTCCGGCAGAAGTGACGACAATGTTGAGAGTATCAAGCTGAGATTCGACACCTTCAAGGCAGAAACGCTGCCTACCGTTGAACACTTCAAGAGCAAAAACAAGTGTGTCGAAATTGACACCAGTCAAGATCGTCAGGCCGTCTATTCTCTCGTCGCCAGCAACCTCGCAGAGTACACCGATCCCAAGTTCGCTGCCAGGCCGCTCACCGAAAGAGCCGAGATGCTTCTCGGTTTAAGAGCTTATCCCAAACAGGAAAAATAA
- a CDS encoding spermidine synthase family protein, with amino-acid sequence MKPPLFEILAYEPTELGILCLRRRELLCEPGTIVTEVTLDHEFLMSSYLTASEKALSEIALQMHSGSRLRVLVGGLGLGYTAGTALESDRVSQCEVVEFLPQVINWMEQGLVPLSDKLNADNRLKVTQGDIYQRLASPPEQKHDLILIDVDHSPDENLGEANGQFYTTDGLQHAKRHLAEDGLLGVWSYAESSPFVDALQKVFREVRIEPITVFNNLINVQQTDWLFFARD; translated from the coding sequence ATGAAACCTCCACTCTTCGAGATTCTCGCCTACGAACCTACCGAGCTCGGTATCCTGTGTTTGCGGCGACGCGAGCTGCTGTGCGAGCCTGGAACGATCGTCACGGAAGTCACGCTCGATCACGAATTCCTGATGAGCAGTTACCTGACGGCTTCCGAGAAGGCACTATCGGAAATCGCGCTGCAAATGCACTCAGGATCCCGCCTGCGCGTGCTGGTCGGAGGTCTCGGCCTGGGTTATACCGCTGGGACAGCGCTGGAATCGGATCGAGTTTCACAATGCGAGGTTGTCGAGTTTCTTCCACAGGTGATCAACTGGATGGAGCAAGGGCTGGTCCCACTGTCAGACAAACTGAATGCAGACAACCGGCTCAAAGTGACTCAGGGTGACATCTACCAGCGTCTCGCCAGTCCGCCGGAACAGAAACATGACCTGATCCTCATCGACGTGGATCATTCACCGGATGAGAACCTGGGTGAAGCCAACGGTCAATTCTACACGACCGATGGGTTGCAGCATGCGAAACGCCATCTTGCAGAAGACGGACTGCTTGGCGTCTGGTCGTACGCTGAGAGTTCACCGTTTGTCGATGCACTGCAAAAGGTATTCCGCGAAGTTCGTATCGAACCCATAACCGTTTTCAACAATCTGATCAACGTACAACAGACCGACTGGCTGTTTTTTGCTCGTGACTGA
- a CDS encoding GNAT family N-acetyltransferase — protein MDPQLHDEITALRNDCFPENSQARSYFKQLPHFRFLAYEDGILVGHMGIDHRMISVGKSVFSIFGVIDLCISSGYRRRGIASEILDQLSALAKAKGIDFLFLVADDHRLYEKNGFRLISTDLTWLKIDEHKNYGVETERIEKELMIKQTGKKVWPDEPVDLLGYLF, from the coding sequence ATCGATCCTCAACTTCATGACGAGATTACTGCTCTTCGAAATGATTGCTTTCCTGAGAATTCACAAGCAAGATCGTATTTCAAACAGTTGCCTCATTTTAGATTTTTAGCGTATGAAGACGGAATCCTGGTTGGACATATGGGGATAGATCATCGCATGATATCAGTAGGAAAATCAGTGTTCTCTATCTTTGGAGTGATCGATTTATGTATTTCCAGCGGTTACAGGAGAAGAGGAATTGCTTCAGAGATACTGGATCAACTTTCGGCATTGGCGAAAGCGAAAGGAATCGATTTTCTGTTCCTCGTTGCCGATGATCATCGCCTGTATGAAAAAAATGGATTTCGATTAATTTCGACCGACCTTACCTGGCTCAAAATTGATGAGCACAAGAATTATGGAGTCGAAACTGAACGAATCGAAAAAGAATTAATGATAAAACAAACAGGAAAAAAGGTTTGGCCAGATGAACCAGTTGACTTGCTTGGTTACCTCTTCTAG
- a CDS encoding BlaI/MecI/CopY family transcriptional regulator produces the protein MVSPGRLSRRERQIMDIIYRIGRGTVQEVLVSLDNPPSYSSIRATMRLLEEKGHLKHISDGPRYVYLPTRTRNKARKSALRHMLDTFFNNSIETTVATLLDMKSKELTDEELDRIQILIDEARKHE, from the coding sequence ATGGTTTCACCCGGAAGACTCAGTCGTCGCGAACGGCAAATCATGGATATTATTTATCGAATCGGGCGAGGCACTGTGCAAGAAGTGCTGGTAAGCCTCGACAATCCTCCCAGTTATTCATCCATCAGGGCGACAATGCGGTTGCTGGAAGAAAAAGGGCACCTCAAACACATCAGCGATGGCCCCAGGTATGTTTATTTACCTACTCGGACACGAAACAAGGCCCGCAAGTCAGCGTTGCGGCACATGCTGGATACGTTTTTCAATAACTCAATCGAAACGACGGTTGCTACGTTACTGGATATGAAGTCGAAGGAGCTGACGGACGAGGAGCTCGACCGCATTCAGATCTTGATTGATGAAGCTCGTAAACACGAATGA
- a CDS encoding beta-galactosidase trimerization domain-containing protein yields the protein MKNKQLVRILALVVGFAVNSESVFCAEPTFLEAEAFTISSDGWKVNVTARGASGVKALNGSSGETRGLATARFTVPEAGDYRIWVRHNYSSTRRGPFEVAVSSNEKMIARKVFDLETRPGVKNWAYVWDQLDTPLAAGEHTLTLSKYESKNCSGYVRNVDCFLITTDKAAKPDFSPYGPQTWLRVRLADIYEKPLQVHIFADHYRSPWYGHWHLSRAGAKPGLRPEQDQLLASGETTPWCNITPMLYQDSGAILNITARYTYADRADRLQAKFEFATAPEDAAIVRTMEVDSQPNGLVVVMPPNLLTAENLSRMKRDKEFAEATGKIADAYDWPQTGKKPDKIPFFVSATVGGYGTEVDQSIIDREWKTLDYFGFSNRDKHYLHGGIWLSKNKSFCQPDLEAMRTRAAVHAHEFFESGKKTEDIVYCMLTDEPTGQPASFMVADPAYHQAFRVWLKKLDKTPADLLVENWDAVKPVLESDRDQFPALHYFTQRFRTRALGDFMAAQREILESSYGRELPTLVNFSDGATYAANFYSQGVDYFELLDVENQNAIWSEDWANGASSYQCGAYNVDLMRAASREHGQTLGHYLVAHAGRKPWDIKTKAASETARGIRIWKNFSYGVSWGSHEGGPAWKSHTWYNHPETWRANAEVTYEIGGAEDLLIDAAADPAEVAILYSSSSDAWTVKRNHAYGFNRMHTWMALAHEQVPVDFIGEAQLERGLLSDYKVCYASGPNLTRAAAEKLTEWVKGGGVLVLTAGAAMRDEFNRPLTEFNDHLPVMREAVTEHQVFLNSGSYVHILRPVSIVKAGQTEMEVLSVSQKQTPRPERKIESDAGVVIGAVGKGKVYSMGFLPGLSYIKQAVDARRALQQSEEVTPGEQDENPTPALDLAGKVVAPQVIRSRLERSYNPWEFSAEVRKFILRPVREVGINKPLTCSVPLVDAVVLKSEKGIVIPLANYTLDSLNRVEFTVHVDRPVARIKTVHQGNIDFQSAQDGAVKFAIPLDASDYLKIIYR from the coding sequence ATGAAAAATAAACAGTTAGTCAGAATATTGGCCCTGGTTGTGGGATTCGCTGTCAACTCAGAAAGCGTGTTTTGCGCAGAGCCCACATTTTTAGAAGCAGAAGCATTTACGATTTCTTCCGATGGCTGGAAAGTCAATGTTACAGCGCGGGGGGCTTCGGGGGTCAAGGCGCTGAATGGTTCGAGCGGAGAGACGCGCGGATTAGCGACAGCCAGGTTCACTGTTCCAGAAGCGGGAGACTATCGGATCTGGGTGCGTCACAACTACAGCAGTACGCGGCGCGGCCCATTTGAAGTCGCAGTTTCTTCGAATGAAAAAATGATCGCCCGGAAAGTCTTTGATCTGGAAACAAGGCCAGGCGTTAAAAACTGGGCTTATGTCTGGGATCAGCTTGATACCCCTCTTGCAGCCGGAGAGCACACTCTGACATTGAGTAAATATGAATCGAAAAACTGTTCAGGCTATGTACGAAATGTCGATTGTTTTCTGATCACAACGGATAAGGCAGCCAAGCCCGATTTTTCCCCTTATGGACCACAAACCTGGTTGCGGGTAAGACTGGCGGATATTTATGAAAAACCTCTCCAGGTTCATATCTTTGCGGATCACTATCGTTCTCCCTGGTACGGACACTGGCATCTTTCGCGGGCAGGAGCGAAACCAGGCTTGCGGCCGGAACAAGACCAGTTACTGGCAAGTGGTGAGACAACCCCGTGGTGCAATATTACGCCGATGTTGTATCAGGACAGCGGTGCGATTCTGAATATTACTGCGCGTTATACCTATGCGGATCGGGCAGATCGACTCCAGGCAAAATTCGAATTTGCGACTGCGCCAGAGGATGCGGCGATTGTCAGAACGATGGAGGTCGACAGTCAGCCGAATGGCCTGGTGGTGGTGATGCCACCAAATTTGCTGACGGCTGAGAATCTGTCTCGAATGAAACGAGACAAGGAGTTTGCGGAGGCGACAGGAAAAATAGCGGACGCGTATGACTGGCCTCAAACAGGAAAAAAACCAGACAAAATTCCTTTTTTTGTCAGTGCGACAGTCGGCGGTTATGGCACTGAAGTCGATCAATCGATCATCGATCGCGAGTGGAAAACGCTCGATTACTTTGGGTTTTCCAATCGAGACAAGCATTATCTACACGGTGGAATCTGGTTGAGCAAGAATAAATCGTTCTGCCAACCAGATCTGGAAGCAATGCGTACCAGAGCAGCAGTCCATGCGCATGAGTTTTTCGAATCGGGAAAGAAAACTGAAGACATTGTATACTGTATGCTGACCGATGAGCCCACGGGGCAGCCTGCCAGTTTTATGGTGGCAGATCCGGCGTATCACCAGGCATTCCGCGTCTGGCTAAAAAAACTCGATAAAACTCCTGCTGATTTACTGGTTGAGAACTGGGATGCCGTGAAACCGGTTTTAGAAAGCGACCGTGATCAGTTTCCTGCCTTGCATTATTTCACACAGCGATTTCGCACCCGGGCGCTGGGAGACTTCATGGCTGCCCAACGTGAGATATTAGAATCATCTTACGGCAGAGAATTGCCAACGCTGGTGAATTTCAGTGACGGTGCTACCTACGCCGCGAATTTCTACTCTCAGGGAGTCGATTACTTTGAACTTCTTGATGTCGAAAACCAGAATGCGATCTGGAGTGAGGATTGGGCGAACGGTGCATCGAGCTATCAATGTGGTGCTTACAATGTGGATCTGATGCGTGCGGCATCGCGCGAGCACGGGCAGACTCTGGGGCATTATCTGGTTGCACATGCGGGACGAAAGCCCTGGGATATTAAAACAAAAGCAGCGAGCGAGACGGCACGCGGAATCCGGATCTGGAAGAACTTTTCTTATGGGGTCAGTTGGGGCAGCCATGAAGGCGGACCTGCGTGGAAGAGTCATACCTGGTACAACCACCCCGAAACCTGGCGGGCTAATGCAGAAGTGACTTATGAGATTGGTGGTGCGGAAGACCTGCTGATCGATGCGGCCGCCGATCCGGCGGAAGTTGCCATTTTGTATTCATCGTCGTCTGATGCCTGGACAGTCAAGCGGAATCATGCTTACGGCTTCAACCGTATGCACACGTGGATGGCACTGGCTCACGAACAGGTTCCCGTGGATTTTATCGGTGAAGCACAACTTGAGCGAGGACTGCTTTCAGATTACAAAGTCTGCTATGCATCCGGGCCGAACCTCACACGGGCAGCGGCGGAAAAATTGACAGAGTGGGTGAAGGGGGGAGGCGTCTTGGTACTCACAGCGGGGGCGGCCATGCGGGATGAATTTAATCGTCCCCTTACAGAATTCAACGACCATTTACCTGTCATGCGGGAAGCGGTAACAGAGCATCAGGTATTTCTGAATTCTGGTTCATATGTGCATATTTTACGACCTGTATCTATCGTCAAAGCCGGTCAAACGGAGATGGAAGTGCTTTCCGTTTCTCAAAAACAAACGCCCAGGCCTGAGCGTAAGATCGAAAGCGATGCGGGCGTTGTGATTGGAGCAGTGGGTAAAGGCAAGGTCTATTCGATGGGATTTCTGCCAGGACTGTCTTATATCAAACAGGCAGTCGATGCTCGCCGGGCATTGCAGCAGAGTGAAGAGGTCACGCCCGGGGAGCAGGACGAAAACCCAACCCCGGCGTTGGATTTGGCTGGGAAAGTAGTCGCGCCCCAGGTGATTAGATCCAGGCTTGAACGGTCTTATAATCCCTGGGAGTTTTCCGCGGAGGTCAGGAAATTCATTCTCCGGCCGGTACGGGAAGTCGGTATCAATAAACCGCTGACGTGCAGTGTGCCTCTGGTGGATGCCGTCGTTTTGAAATCGGAGAAAGGCATTGTGATTCCACTTGCGAATTATACGCTGGATTCACTTAACCGTGTGGAATTCACCGTTCACGTTGATCGACCAGTCGCGCGAATCAAAACCGTACATCAGGGAAATATTGACTTTCAATCTGCACAGGATGGAGCCGTCAAGTTTGCTATTCCATTGGACGCTTCTGATTATCTGAAAATCATTTATCGATAA
- a CDS encoding M56 family metallopeptidase translates to MSTILSELNSDGLLGARLVDVLIRITAVLAVGYCLGICLYRQSAAFLHGLWVTTLLAVACVPVASIVLPGWGPTAPLLSRVESKPVKTTSATPDSTIQNVASTDTVSLVPEDLPTEKIHYRQEPLTTTSAPMAGMSESMETTDRVGAVDPFPTTKFAHEESRAWGVAAWLLALWFLGSVLILAQILFGLIRLSRILKRSIQLSDQQWCGLAADVKSKLGFRRNIAIQEATNEIGPLTGGLINPFVILPSGCDIWSTELKQVVLLHEMAHVKRRDVLSLWWSRLVGATLWFHPLVWLVIRQLQIERERACDDLVLAAGILPLTYSQHLVDIASTYRSPEGITATAMTMAGKSQLADRVRCVLDDKRNRRSMTTSAAVIVVLLAVGITTTVATAGRVIERDAGGNLVRNLETSEGGSMTSEAKGKPVSQRVAQQEATTRVAELLQSDNDTLPAKTRELKPAKPEVSEPNEVLDQPGTYLAQAQVCSISIYVSKDGLLSYYVKGPAGTFYLAPTNSWSDNIPWIEPNIQRKRPRILSESIKQLAADKTWFACWDQSNRLWWYHEETGVLRMTVMGSILALERRDGLLRDDWESAPDAFLKRLPEMLRTVADDHSDKQDSDTVLTELNGTWQRFIPGERAVRENMQIEGNRETITRTWLDGTQRLLMVSRIERTVEGDVPIYNRTVLEFRQNGSTFDQIPEQQAFVYKLWEGLFYEIPGLLQGRKSIRKDTAVIPWHKAAG, encoded by the coding sequence ATGTCAACCATTCTTTCCGAATTGAATTCTGACGGACTTCTGGGGGCGCGCCTCGTCGATGTTCTCATCCGTATCACAGCTGTGTTAGCTGTTGGTTACTGCCTTGGCATTTGCCTGTATCGACAGTCAGCTGCGTTTCTGCATGGGTTGTGGGTAACTACGTTACTGGCTGTGGCTTGTGTTCCTGTCGCCTCCATCGTGTTACCAGGTTGGGGACCGACTGCCCCCCTGCTCAGCCGCGTCGAGTCTAAGCCGGTTAAAACTACATCTGCCACACCTGATTCGACCATACAGAATGTGGCCTCGACCGATACCGTATCTCTCGTACCAGAAGATCTACCAACCGAAAAAATACACTATCGACAAGAACCGCTCACAACAACATCTGCCCCCATGGCTGGAATGAGTGAATCAATGGAAACAACCGATCGTGTCGGGGCGGTTGATCCGTTTCCAACAACAAAGTTTGCACACGAAGAGAGTCGAGCATGGGGAGTCGCGGCCTGGTTGTTAGCTCTGTGGTTCTTGGGATCTGTGCTGATTCTTGCACAGATTTTGTTCGGTTTGATCCGCTTATCGCGAATTCTCAAGAGATCTATACAGCTTTCTGATCAACAGTGGTGCGGGCTGGCTGCAGATGTTAAGTCGAAACTTGGATTTCGACGAAATATAGCGATTCAAGAAGCAACCAACGAAATTGGCCCTTTGACAGGTGGGCTGATCAATCCGTTCGTGATACTGCCATCCGGCTGTGATATCTGGTCGACCGAGTTAAAACAAGTAGTTCTACTTCACGAAATGGCCCATGTAAAACGCCGAGATGTTCTTTCATTATGGTGGTCGCGGCTGGTCGGAGCGACCTTATGGTTTCATCCATTGGTTTGGCTTGTCATACGCCAGTTGCAAATCGAACGAGAACGGGCATGTGATGATTTGGTTCTGGCCGCCGGAATTCTACCGCTGACTTATTCTCAACACCTGGTAGATATCGCATCCACTTACCGAAGCCCTGAGGGGATTACTGCAACCGCGATGACCATGGCTGGCAAAAGTCAGCTTGCAGATCGTGTTCGGTGTGTGTTAGATGACAAGCGAAATCGACGCAGCATGACAACCAGTGCCGCTGTGATCGTCGTGCTCCTGGCGGTTGGAATTACGACGACGGTAGCCACTGCGGGCCGGGTCATCGAGCGAGATGCTGGAGGAAATCTCGTCAGGAATCTGGAGACTTCCGAGGGAGGATCGATGACATCTGAGGCTAAAGGGAAACCGGTCTCACAACGTGTAGCACAGCAGGAAGCCACTACGCGTGTTGCCGAATTACTGCAATCTGACAATGACACGCTACCGGCGAAAACCAGGGAATTGAAGCCAGCGAAACCAGAAGTTTCAGAACCGAATGAAGTGTTGGATCAGCCTGGCACCTATCTGGCTCAAGCTCAGGTATGTTCAATCTCAATTTACGTTTCAAAAGATGGGCTATTGTCGTACTACGTAAAAGGACCGGCTGGCACGTTTTATCTCGCACCAACGAACTCCTGGTCTGATAATATTCCCTGGATCGAGCCGAACATTCAGCGTAAGAGGCCACGTATTCTCTCTGAATCGATCAAGCAACTTGCCGCCGATAAAACATGGTTTGCGTGCTGGGACCAGAGTAATCGTCTCTGGTGGTATCACGAGGAGACGGGTGTGTTACGGATGACCGTCATGGGATCCATTCTTGCGCTGGAACGCCGTGATGGGTTGTTGCGCGATGATTGGGAGTCGGCTCCCGATGCATTTCTGAAGCGGCTGCCGGAAATGCTTCGTACAGTCGCTGACGATCATTCTGACAAGCAGGATTCTGATACCGTTCTCACTGAGCTTAACGGAACATGGCAACGGTTCATACCAGGTGAACGGGCCGTGCGTGAAAACATGCAAATCGAGGGAAATCGTGAGACGATCACGCGCACATGGCTGGACGGAACCCAGCGACTGCTCATGGTTTCGAGGATCGAGCGGACTGTGGAAGGTGATGTTCCGATCTACAATCGCACCGTACTGGAATTCCGGCAGAACGGTAGTACTTTTGACCAAATCCCGGAACAACAAGCTTTCGTCTACAAACTGTGGGAAGGTTTGTTTTACGAGATTCCCGGTCTGTTGCAGGGCCGCAAATCGATTCGCAAGGACACTGCGGTAATCCCCTGGCATAAGGCAGCGGGCTGA
- a CDS encoding IS5 family transposase (programmed frameshift), which yields MTRVSRPATGRNITGSRTEPKPQLSDEQWLLIKDLFPEPPANAAGGRPRVAARECLEGILWVLRTGARWKDLPTFLPSPSTCWRRFKEWTEEGVFLEAWQRLLEHFDRRKLVVWSEAFGEGTFCPAKKKAPDVGKTKRGKGTKLMLLVDGNGLPLALDRTSASPAEVKLIESLLDQRVLPRDPDRLIYDRVADCDPLRTRLAKRQIELICPHRKNRVKPATQDGRALRRYRRRWKVERTISWLFNFRRLVVRYERYSHLFLGFAQLAGVFTLLNKL from the exons ATGACCCGCGTGTCCCGACCTGCCACAGGTCGCAACATTACCGGGTCCAGGACGGAACCAAAACCACAACTCTCGGACGAGCAATGGCTTCTGATCAAAGATCTGTTTCCAGAACCACCGGCAAACGCAGCCGGAGGGCGGCCCAGAGTGGCTGCCCGCGAGTGCCTCGAAGGAATCCTTTGGGTATTAAGGACCGGTGCCCGATGGAAAGATTTACCAACATTTTTACCATCTCCCAGCACCTGCTGGCGTCGTTTCAAGGAATGGACCGAAGAGGGTGTTTTCCTCGAAGCGTGGCAGCGATTGCTCGAACACTTCGACCGCCGAAAGCTGGTGGTCTGGTCAGAAGCATTCGGGGAAGGCACATTCTGCCCCGCAAAAAAAAAGGCGC CCGATGTCGGCAAGACAAAACGGGGAAAGGGAACCAAGCTTATGCTGCTGGTCGACGGAAACGGGCTCCCTCTCGCTCTGGATCGTACCAGTGCCTCGCCGGCAGAGGTGAAGCTGATTGAGTCCCTGCTGGACCAGCGCGTTTTGCCACGCGACCCCGATCGCCTGATTTATGATCGTGTGGCCGATTGCGACCCCCTGCGCACACGGTTGGCGAAACGGCAGATAGAGCTGATCTGTCCGCATCGCAAGAACCGTGTCAAACCAGCGACGCAAGACGGGCGTGCTTTGCGGCGATATCGACGTCGCTGGAAAGTCGAACGCACCATCAGTTGGTTGTTCAACTTTCGTCGCCTGGTAGTACGGTATGAAAGATACAGTCATTTGTTTTTAGGATTCGCACAACTCGCGGGCGTGTTCACCTTACTAAATAAATTATGA
- a CDS encoding class I SAM-dependent methyltransferase codes for MPLVEIEISKNDSILPDEIVAFLREADLRVSQYLQKSPRRATGFVPSDFKTVYHALQAIIDTNLATGNSFCEWGCGFGVVASLASMLEFMSCGIEIEEELIDASRSLADDFGLPVEFVQGSFIPAGAESCVEAAYAENNASYSWLITDAEDGYEELELGPEDFDIVFAYPWPGEENLISSLFEKYAAEGALLLTYDHLDSVSLQRKLSEQPCDT; via the coding sequence GTGCCTTTGGTGGAAATTGAAATTTCGAAAAACGATTCGATTTTGCCCGACGAGATCGTTGCTTTTCTTCGCGAAGCTGATTTGAGAGTCAGCCAGTATCTCCAGAAGAGTCCACGCCGCGCCACTGGCTTCGTCCCGAGTGATTTCAAAACGGTCTACCACGCTCTGCAAGCCATCATCGACACAAATCTTGCCACTGGAAATTCGTTCTGTGAATGGGGATGTGGTTTCGGCGTGGTAGCGTCTTTAGCGTCGATGCTTGAGTTTATGTCCTGTGGCATTGAGATTGAGGAAGAGCTGATCGATGCATCGCGAAGTCTGGCAGATGATTTTGGTCTACCCGTGGAATTCGTTCAAGGCAGCTTCATTCCCGCGGGCGCCGAATCCTGTGTCGAGGCAGCCTATGCCGAGAACAACGCCTCGTATTCCTGGCTCATCACAGATGCGGAAGATGGGTACGAAGAACTGGAACTTGGTCCCGAAGATTTTGATATAGTTTTTGCCTATCCCTGGCCCGGCGAGGAGAATCTGATCTCGAGTTTATTCGAGAAATATGCCGCCGAGGGGGCACTGTTGCTGACGTACGACCACCTCGATTCAGTGAGTCTTCAACGGAAGTTGAGTGAACAGCCTTGTGACACGTAA